The following proteins are encoded in a genomic region of Triticum dicoccoides isolate Atlit2015 ecotype Zavitan chromosome 1B, WEW_v2.0, whole genome shotgun sequence:
- the LOC119301486 gene encoding putative germin-like protein 2-1 gives MASGFFLLVLLALSASRPLASDPGQLQDFCVADRTSQVFVNGFACKDAKTALVEDFFFSGLHMAGNTSNKQGSSVTAVNVAQIAGLNTLSISLARVDYAPHGQNPPHIHPRASEILTVLEGSLYVGFVTSNPENELFSKVLNKGDVFVFPQGLIHFQFNYGTSKAIAIAALSSKNPGVITIANTVFGSNPSISDDILTKAFQVDKKMVDHIQAQF, from the exons ATGGCCTCAGGATTCTTCCTCCTTGTTCTTTTGGCTCTATCAGCTTCTCGTCCTCTTGCCTCCGACCCTGGCCAGCTCCAGGATTTCTGCGTCGCTGACAGGACATCCCAAG TTTTCGTGAATGGATTTGCATGCAAAGACGCAAAGACTGCCTTGGTAGAAGACTTCTTCTTCTCGGGGCTTCACATGGCCGGGAACACGAGCAACAAGCAAGGCTCTTCTGTGACCGCAGTTAACGTCGCGCAGATTGCTGGGTTGAACACTTTGAGCATCTCCCTTGCTCGTGTTGATTATGCACCCCATGGTCAAAACCCACCGCATATCCACCCCCGTGCAAGTGAGATCCTGACTGTGCTAGAAGGTTCGCTCTATGTTGGTTTCGTGACCTCGAACCCTGAAAACGAGCTGTTCTCAAAAGTTCTGAACAAAGGGGATGTGTTTGTCTTTCCACAAGGGTTGATTCACTTCCAGTTCAACTATGGAACTAGCAAGGCGATAGCCATTGCGGCGCTGAGTAGCAAAAACCCCGGAGTGATCACCATAGCAAATACGGTGTTTGGATCAAATCCATCCATCTCAGATGATATACTTACCAAAGCCTTCCAGGTGGACAAGAAGATGGTAGACCATATTCAAGCTCAATTCTAG